ACCGCGGACGGCGGCAACGCGGTGGCGTCGACCGGCGACCGGGCCGCGGCCGGCCAGCAGTGGCAGCTCGTGAAGGTCGGCGCGGCCACCGGTGGCGGTGCGGTGAGCCCGAACGCGCCGTGGCCGACCGCGACCGGCACCAAGCCCGTCTCCGCCTCCGTCAAGGTCTCCGGCACGCTCGACGGCGGCATGACCCGCTACTACGGCACCGGCGCACTCGGCGGCTCCGGACAGGACGAGGGCCAAGACCCGATCTTCGACCTCGCCGACGGCGCCACCCTCAAAAACGTCATCCTCGGCTCCCCCGCCGCCGACGGCGTGCACTGCGCCGGCACCTGCACCCTGATCAACGTCTGGTGGGAAGACGTCGGCGAGGACGCCGCCACCTTCCGCGGCGGCACCAACGCCGTGTTCACCATCAACGGCGGCGGCGCCCGCAACGCCGACGACAAGGTCTTCCAGCACAACGGCGGCGGCACCCTCACCATCACCAACTTCCAGGTCACCGACTTCGGCAAGCTCTACCGCTCCTGCGGCAACTGCTCCACCCAGTACAAACGCACCCTCATCGTCGTCACCGTCACCGTCACCGCACCCGGCGACCTCCTCGCCGGCGTCAACACCAACTACGGCGACACCGCCACCTTCCGCAACATCACCATCATCGGCGACAAGACCATGGACATCTGCACCCGCTTCACCGGCAACTCCACCGGCAAGGAACCCACCAGAACCGGCTCCGGACCCGACGGCACCACCTGCAAATACACCACCGCAGACGTGACCTTCGAGTAGGTCTTTCGCCGGACCGCGGCCCCCGCCCCGATGGGCGGGGGCCGTTTTCGTGCTTCCGCGCGCTGGTTCGTTGGTGCTAGGGTTCATTACACAAGTAACGAACCAACGAGGCGACGTCAGGGGGCGAGGCGGTGTTCGACGACCGGAGCCCGATCTATCAACAGATCGCCGACAAGATCAAGGACGAGATCCTCAGCGGGGCGCTCAGGGAGGACGAGCAGGTCATGTCCACGAACCAGTACGCAGCCTTCTACCGGATCAACCCCGCCACCGCGGCCAAGGGATTCCAGCAGCTGGTCGACGAGGGCGTGCTCTACAAGAAGCGGGGGATCGGCATGTTCGTCAGTCCGCAGGCCCGTGAGCGGCTGGTGGGTCAGCGCCGCGAGCGGTTCTTCGCCGAGGTGGTCGACGCGATGATCACCGAGGCCCGCATGATCGGCATCCCGCTCGACGAGGTCGTCGCGCGCATCGCCGCCGCCGAGGTCACCAGCGGGGAGGGCGGGCGATGAGCCTCCCGGTCTCGGTGCGCGACCTGCGGGTGCGCTACGGCGACACGGTCGCGCTGGACGACCTCTCCTTCGACCTGGCCGGCGGCAAGATCTACGGTCTGCTCGGCCGCAACGGCTCCGGCAAGACCACGCTGCTCTCCGTGCTCGCCGCGTTCCGCCGTGCCTCGGCCGGCACCGTGCTGGTCGACGGCGAGGACCCGTTCGAGAACGCGCGGGTCACCCGGCGGGTCTGCCTGATCCGCGACAACGTCGACGCGGAGGACACCGACCGGGTCAGCGCGGTGCTGGGCCTGGCGGCCGAGCTCCGGCCCGACTTCGACGCGGACTACGCGGCCCGGCTGGCCAAGCAGTTCGACCTGCCGCTGCGCAAGCGCGTCTCCGGGCTGTCCCGGGGCGGCCGGTCCGCGCTCGGTGTCACGATCGGCCTCGCCACCCGCGCGCCGCTGACCATCTTCGACGAGTCCTACCTGGGGCTGGACGCGCCCTCGCGATACGCGTTCTACCAGGAGCTGGTGGCGGACTACGCGGAGCACCCACGGACGATCATCCTCTCCACGCACCTGATCGAGGAGGTGGCGAACCTCTTCGAGGAAGTCCTGATCATCGACCGGGGCCGGCTGCTGGTGCACGAGGAGACGGACACGCTGCGCCGGCGCGGCGCCACCGTGACCGGCCCGGCCGACGCGGTCGACGCGTTCGTGGCCGGCACCGAGCTCGCGGTGCTGGGCGACAAGCGGCTCGGCGGCACCAAGGCCACCACGGTCTACGGCGCCCTCACCGAGGGGCAGCGCCGGGAGGCCGCGGCGGCCCGGCTGGAGATCACCCCGGTCGGGCTGCAGGACCTGTTCATCCACCTGACCGCGGCCGGGGCACGGCGATGACCACCGTCGCCACCTCGCTGTTCCGGCGTGTCGGCCCGGCGTACGCGGTCTTCGCCGCCCTGCTGATCGTCGTGGTCGCGCTGGTCGGCACGCTGATCGCGGTCTACGGGTCGCTGACCGAGAGCGCGTGGCACCTCGGCACCGCCTCCACGGTCAAGTGGTTCGTCGGCCCGGTCGCGATCCTGCTGGTCCCGGTCTTCCTCCGGCACTACGTGGCGTTCGGCGTCACCCGGCGGCAGTTCATCGGCGGCGGGTTGCTCTTCGGCCTCGGCTCCGCGGCCGCGTTCGCGCTGCTCTCCCTCGCCGGGTTCGGCGTCGAGCGGCTCGTCTACGGCGCGGCCGGGCTGATGGACGGGCTGACCGGCCCGTACCCGGTGCACTCCGCCGGGACCGCGGTCGCGGTGCTGGTCCGCGCGTTCCTGATCTACCTAGCCCACTTCTGCTCCGGCTGGCTGATCGGCGCCGGCTTCTACCGGTACGGCCCGTTCGCCGGACTGCTGCTGATCGCGCCGGCGATGATCCCGGCGCTCGGCTCCGAGTTGTTCTTCGGCACCGAGTGGAGCCCGATCGGCGCGACCACACTCGCCGGTCTGCGGTTGCCCTTCGCGGTCTCCGCGCTGCTCACCGTCGTGCTGGTGACCGCCGGGTTCGCCGTGGTCCACGCGATCGGCCGCACCGTCGCGATCCGCGGCAAGATCTACTGAGGAGGCTCGACGATGAACCGCCACCCCGGCGTCCGCACCGTCCTCGTCCCGTGCCTGTTCCGCCGCATGGGCCTGATGGTCTCGATGTACTGGGCGATCCTGATCGCGGTCTACCTGGTGGTGGTCCTCTCGGTCGGGTTCGTCGGCACGCTCGACGCGAGCATGTGGCTCAACGTCGGCGGCGCGCCACCCCGCTACTGGCTGCTCTCCATGGGCATCGTCACCGTCGTCGGCGCCCGGGTCTACGTGGCGATGGGCGTCACCCGGCGCCAGCTCGCCGAGGCCCACCTCGTGCTGTACGCGGCGACGGCGCTGTTCTTCGCGGCCGTCCAGGTGGCCGGCTACCTGCCCGAGCACGCGGTGTACGCGGCGACCGGCACGCTGGACCGGCTGGCCGAGCCGTACCCGGTGACCGGCGCCGGCGACGCGGCCCGCGCGCTGCTCACCGGCACCGTCCTCAACCTCGTCTACCTCGTGGCCGGCGCGCTGATCGGCATCGGCTTCTACCGCTACCGGCTGTGGGGCGGGCTGGTGATCATCCCGGTCGCGGCGCTGGCCCCGGTCGCGGCCGAGGCCGCGTTCGACATCCAGTGGGCCGGCCGGGGCATCAACCGCCTGCTCGACCTGCCGCCCGCCACGCTGCCGGCCGGCCTCGCGATCGCCGCCGCGATCCTGCTCCTCACGCTCACCGCCACCTACCGGATGTACCGCACCATGCCCATCCGCCCGGCCTCGGCCCGCTGACCCGTTAGGGAGCTTCCATGTCCGTCATCGAGCTGCGCAACCTGAACAAGCGGTACGGCGACACCGTCGCCGTGCGGGACGTCTCGCTCACCGTCGAGCAGGGCGAGATCTTCGGCATCATCGGCCCGAACGGCGCCGGCAAGACCACCACGGTCGAGATGGCCGCCGGGTTGCGCCGGCCGGACGGCGGCTCAGTCCGGATCCTCGGTCTCGACCCGCAGCGGGACGGCACGGAGCTGCGCCGCCGGCTCGGCATGCAGCTGCAGGAGAGCGCGCTGCCGGACCGGCTGCGGGTCGCCGAGGCGATGCGGCTCTACGCCTCGTTCTACCCGGACCCGGCCGACTGGCGCGAGCTGCTCGACCTGCTCGGCCTGGGGGAGAAGCAGAACACGCCGTTCGCCAAGCTCTCCGGCGGGCAGAAGCAGCGGCTGTCCATCGCGCTCGCGCTGGTCGGCAACCCGAAGGTCGCGTTCCTGGACGAGCTCACCACCGGGCTCGACCCGGCGGCCCGGCGCGAGACCTGGGACCTGATCGAGTCGGTGCGCAACCGGGGCGTGACGGTCGTGCTGGTCAGCCACTTCATGGAGGAGGTGGACCGGCTCTGCGACCGGATCGCGATCATCGAGGCCGGGCGGGTGCTCGCGGTCGACTCGCCGGCCGGGCTGATCGGCACGGCCGCGGCGGACCAGCAGCGCATCCGGTTCGTGCCGGACGCGCCGCTCCCCGCGGACTTCCTGACCGACGCACCCGGCGTGACGGTCGACCGGTCCGGCCGCACCGTGGTGATCACCGGCGGCGGTGACCTGCTCTTCACGGTGGTGTCCGCGCTCGCGGTCGCCGGCATCCGCCCCCGCGAACTGCGCATGGACCAGGCCACGCTGGACGACGCCTTCCTGGCCCTCACCGGCCGCGCCCTGAACAACGACTGATTTTTCAGGAGATTTCATCATGCGACCGCTTTTCGTGCTCACCGCGACCGAGGGCCGGCTCTTCGCCCGCGACGGCATGTCCATCGGCTTCGGCCTGCTGTTCCCGTCCCTGCTGCTCTTCGTGCTCGGCGGCCTGATGCCCGGCTTCCGCGAACCCGCCGAGGACATGGGCGGCATCCGGCCGATCGACGTCTACCTGCCGATCGTGGTCGCCATGGCGATCGGCACCATCGCGATCAGCACGCTCCCCGCACACCTCGCCGGCTACCGGGAACGCGGTGTCCTCCGCCGGATGGCCACCACGCCCGTCGGCCCCGCCCCGCTGCTCGGCGCGCAGCTGATCGTGAACCTGATCGCCATGCTGATCTCCATCGTGGCCGCGGTCACGATCGGCATCACGTTCCTCGGCGTACCGTTCCCGGCCTCGCCGCTCCAGTTCACCGGCATCGTGCTGCTGGCCACGATCACGATGTTCTCGATCGGCCTGCTGATCGCCGCGCTGTCACCCACCACCAAGGCGGCCAGCGGCATCGGCATGCTCGTCTACTTCCCGATGCTCTTCTTCGCCGGCGTCTGGACCCCCGGCCCGATCATGCCCGACTACCTGCGCCGGATCGCCGAGTTCACCCCGCTCGGCGCCGCGTCCCAGGCACTGTCCCACTCCTGGGCCGGCACCGGCGTCACGCTCACCGCGCTGGCCGTCCTGACCGCCTACGCCCTCCTCGTCACGCTGCTGGCCACCCGCCTCTTCCGCTGGTCCTGACCCGTTTTCGGACCCGCGGACCGACGGGGGCCGCGGGCCCGCCCGACCCTCGCCGAGTGCGGGGGTCGCGGCTCGCGCCGCACGGGCGGAGAACCGTGCCACCGGGCCTTTCCGCCCGCATGCTCGGCGCGGCGGCCGGCCCGAGCCCGCGGGCGGTGAGAGTAGGGTCACGACGGTGACCGACTCACGGAGGACACGGGTCGCCGTCGTGGCCGACGGGCAGCCCGGCGCGGCCGCGATCGTGGCGGCGCTCGACCCGGGCTTGTTCGAGGCGGTGCCGGTCGAGATCGCGCGTGCCGGGGTCGCGGCGGTCGCGCGCGCCGACGTGGTGCTGCCCGGTGGGCGCGTCGAGGTCGTCGGCCTGCTGGAGATGGCCGGAATTCCGTACGCCGGATCCGGCATGCTGGCGTCCGCGGTCGCTGCGGATCGGGCGTTCACCCGGCGGCTCGCGAGCGCGGCCGGGCTCCCGGTCGCCGGGGCTCGCGCGGCCGACGGGCGCCGGGTGATCTGCGGCGTGCTGGCGGACGAACCAGCCGTGGCCTGCCCGGAGGGCGTGCCGGACGCGGTGCCGCACCTGATCCGGGCCGTCCGCGCCGCGTTCGACCTGGCCGGACCGGCCACGGTGACCGTGCTGGTCACGGCCGCGGGCGAGGTCGTCCTCGACGAGATCGACGCGATGCCGGACCTGGCGCCGGGCGCGGCGTTCCCCGAGGTGTGGGCCGCGGCCGGCCTCGGCTACCCGGCGCTGGTCGCGCGGGTGGTCCGGGCCGGGCTGCGCCACGGACCCGGCCTGCACTGACCCGCGGACCCGGCGGCGGCTCAGGTCCGGCGGCGGCTCAGGTCCGGCAGCCGGTCGGGATGTCGTCGCGGGAGAGCAGCGTGGAGAGCACCGTCGCGGAGAACTCGGTCGTCCACTGGCCGGGCGAGTCGTAGTTCTTCGGGATGGTCACGGTCACCGGGACGCGGCGGTCCACGGTGGTCCAGACCGAGCCGTCCGGTGTCTCCGTCGCGTGCCAGCAGACCTTGTTCAGCGGATAGACCAGGTCCGTCGCCAGGAACGACGGCTGCTCGCCACCGCAGGCGACGGTGATCGCCGGGTCGCCGTAGGCCACGTTCTGCTCCGGGCCGGCCGAGACCGGGCGCTGCGGCAGGCTGCGGACCGTCACCGGCAGCTGCGAGGTCAGCGCGCGGCAGGCGACCGTCTCGTCCTCGCTCAGCGCGGGCGCGGCCATCTCCACCGGCACGGTCGACACCGGCTGCGGCGCCCCGGACGCCGGGGCCGCCGACGGCTGGGCCGAGGGCAGCGACGAGACGGCGAAGAATCCGACGGCGAGCGCCGCGGGCACCGCGACGGCGGTGGCCCACAGCGCTGCCGTACGGGTGGTGCGGTCCTTCTCGGCGGGCATCTAGAGCCGCACCACCGAGCAGGTGACGGTGCGGGTGATGCCCGGCACCAGCTGAACCTTGCTCACGACGATCTTCCCTAGTTCGTCCACCGTGGCGGCCTCTGTGAGCACCACCACGTCGTAGGGACCCACGACGGCGTCGACCCTGATGACGCCGGATATGTTGCTGATCTGCGCGGCCACGTCACGCGCGCGTCCGACCTCCGTCTGGATGAGGATGTACGCCTGGACCACGACACGACTCCTATCCGCCGCCGCCGGCGGCTCGATTGGTGAAACTACCGTACGGAAGTGCTGGTCCGTGTGCAGGAGGAGCGCAGGGTGACTGAGGGGACGTCAGTGGCAGAGGATGGTGAGTTCGGGCTGATCGCCCGGGTCACCGCGCGGCTGACCGCCGGCCCGACCTGCCTGCTGGGACCGGGCGACGACGCGGCGCTGGTCGCGGCGCCGGACGGACGCGTGGTCGCGTCCACGGACGTGCTGGTCGACGGCCGGCACTTCCGGCGTGACTGGGGCAGCGGCAACGACATCGGGCACCGGGCCGCGGCCGCGAACCTGGCCGACATCGCGGCGATGGGCGCGTACCCGACGGCGCTCCTGGTCGCGCTCTGCGCGCCGCCGGATCTGGACGCGGCGTGGGCCGAGGAGCTCGCGGACGGCCTGTCCGAGGAGGCGGAGAGCGTCGGCGCGAGCGTGGTCGGCGGCGACATGTCCGCCAGCCCGACGCTCACCATCGCGGTGACCGCGCTCGGCGACATGCACGGGCTCCAGCCGGTGGTGCGCAGCGGCGCGCGACCGGGTGACATCCTCGCGATGGCCGGGCGGGTCGGCTTCGCGGGCGCGGGCTACACCGTGCTGTCCCGCGGCTTCCGCACGCCGAAGCTCCTGGTCGACGCGTACCGCCGACCGCAGGTACCGTACCGGCAGGGCCCGATCGCGAACCGGCTCGGCGCCACCTCGATGATCGACATCTCGGACGGCCTGCTCGCCGACCTCGGGCATGTCGCAAAGGCCAGCCGGGTCGCGATCGACGTCCACCGGGACGCGTTCGACGTGCCCGACCAGATGCGCGACGCCGCGACCGCGCTCGGTGCCGACCCGTACGGCTGGATCCTCGGCGGCGGCGACGATCACGCGCTCTGTGCGACGTTCCCGCCCGGCGTGGCGCTGCCGGCGGAGTGGCGTCAGGTGGGCACGGTCCGCGAGGGCGCCGGCGTCACGGTGGACGGCACCGCCTGGGAAGGCCGCCTCGGCTGGGACCACTTCAAGATCTGAATCCGTTCTCCCGCTTCGGGAACACGGCCGGCCCCGCGTGACAAGAACCGGGTATGAGGACGCTGATGAGAGCCTCGCCGGCCGGCGGGGACGTACCCACGACAGGCACGGGGAGTGTCGTGGGCGCGGCGGATCTGGCGAGCGTGTTCGACCGGCACGCGCGGGAGCTGTTGCGCTACTGCACCCGCCGCGTCGGTCCGCAGCTCGCCGAGGACGTGGTGGCGGAGACGTTCCTGGTCGCCTACGAGCACCGGGGCCGCTTCGACCCGGACCGCGGCGAGCTGCTGCCCTGGCTCTACGGCATCGCCACGAACGTGCTCCGGCGGCACCGGCGGGTGGAGATCCGCGCGTTGCGCGAGGCCGCCCGGGGCGAGGCGGCACCGGACCCGGAACACGACGAGGCCGCGGCGTCGCGGGTCGACGCGGCCCGCGACGTCGCCCGCCTCTCCGGCGTACTGGCCCGGCTGCCCCGGCGGCAACGCGACGTGCTGATGCTGTTCGCGGTCGCGGAACTCGAGTACGCCGAGATCGCCGCCGCGCTCGGCATCCCGCTCGGCTCCGTCCAGTCCTCGCTGCACCGGGCGCGCGCCAAGGTCCGCGCCGCACTGGAAGGAGACGCGCGATGACGCCCGACGACCGCGCCCGCACCGCACTGCGCGACTTCGCCTCGGCCGTGCCGGAACCGGCCGACGAGGCACTGGACCGGGTCTGGCGTACCGTCTCGGCCCGCGTCGAGGCCGGGGAGTCCCGCCGCCGTCGGCCGCTCCGGTTCCCGCGTCTGCTGGTGCCGGTGGCGGCCGCGGTCGCGGTGGTGGTCGCGGCCGGCGTCGCCGCGGTGCTGGTGCACACCCAGCGGTCGGAGCCGTTGCCGCCGTCCTTCACGTCCGATCCCGAGGTGGTGCGGCGTGTCCTCGGCGAACTGGCGGAGGCCGGCGCCGGGAGACCGCCGCTGGAGATCCGCAAGGGTCAGCTCCTGTACATCCGGCACGACACGCTCCGGACCATGGATCCGGCCTCGCGGTGCGAGGAGTCCGGTGCGGCGGAGTGGTTCACCACGGTCCTCGAGCTGAAGCAGGTCTTCCGCCTGGCGGACGCCGATGACCTGGCGGCGCTGCCGGCCTACCGGGACCGACTGGAACAGGAGAGGGCCGCCGACGAGGCATGGGGGCTGCCCCGGCCGCCGGGCGAGGACGACCGGCCGGTGCTCGGCCAGCCGGCCCCGGTCGCCGGTCCGCGCTACGACGATCCGGATGTCCTGCGGCGGGATCTGGTGAGCGCCGGGATACCGGTCGACATCGATGACCCTCATTGGAGATTGCAGGTCTTCTCGTGGGCCTACCGCGCCGAATGGCAGCCGTTGCTCCGGCCCGAGCAGCGGGCGATGCTGCTGCGCGTGCTGGTGGATCTCGACGTGAGCGTGGCCGGGGTCGCGCTGGACGGACGTGACCTCGTGGCGGTCCGGCTCGACGACAGTCCGATGCGGGAGCCGGAACTGCTCTTCGACCGCTCCACGGGCTGGCGGGTGGGAACCCAGGTGACCCGGTTCGACCCGGCCCGCCGGAAGGAGCCGCTCGACCCGCCGGTGGCCGGCTGTCCGCTGGAACCGTGGATCGCGGAACGGACGCTGGACACCTACGCCGTGGTCGAGGAGCCGGGGCAGGTGCCGTAGCGGGGATCTCATTCGGCCGGTGACCTCCGAGCTCCGGCTCGTCGTGGTCGTACCCTCTCGCACTGTGAAGGAATGTGAGGTGCGGTCGGTGCGCTACGACGAGCCGGCGGCGCAGACCGTGATTCGGGCCGCGGTCGCCGAGCTGGCCGCCCGCTACGGCGGCACCGGCGACGACACCCCGATGGACCCGGCCGAGTTCGTTCCGCCGCGCGGCGACTTCGTGGTCGCGTTCCTCGACGGCGAACCGGTCGGCGGCGCGGGCTGGCGCGCGCACGGCGACGAGGACGCGGAGCTGAAGCGGATGTTCACCTCGGCCACCGTGCGCGGCCGGGGCGTCGGCCGCCGGGTGCTGGCCGCGGTCGAGGAGTCGGCGCGGGCCCGGGGCCGCCGCCGGTTGATCCTCGAAGTCGGCGATCTCCAGCCGGAGGCGATCGCGATGTACAACGCTTGTGGGTATGACCGGATCGAGAACTTCGGCTTCTACCGCGACGAGCCGGGCTGCCTCTCGTTCGCGCGCGTCCTCTAGGACCGTCGCGCTGCTGTCGGCCACCGTCGCCGTGCTGCTGGCCGCCACCGCGTTCGTGCTGGTGGGGGTCGCGCGCCCGGGTCCGCCCGCGCCCCCGGCCGCACCGCAGCGGAAGGTGGGGCGGCTGGACCTGACCGCGCCCGCGAAGAAGGAGATCGCGATGAAGCTGGTCTCCAGCGCGGAGAACTCGTCGCTGAACTGGCGGGCGCAGTACGGCTACGTCGAGGACATCCGGGACGGCCGGGGCTACACCGGCGGCATCGTCGGCTTCACCTCCGGCACCGGTGACATGCTGCCGGTCGTGCGCCGGTACGTCGCGGCGCGGCCGAAGAACAACCGGCTGGCCCGCTACCTGCCGGCGCTGACGCGGGTGAACGGCACGGCCTCGCACGCGGGCCTGGACCCCGGCTTCCCGGCCGCGTGGCGGGCCGCGGCGGCGGATCCGGCGTTCCGCGCCGCGCAGGACGCCGAGCGGGACCGGGTCTACTTCAACCCGGCGGTCGGGCAGGCGAAGAAGGACGGGCTGCGCGCGCTGGGCCAGTTCGCCTACTACGACGCGATGGTCATGCACGGTCCCGGCGCGGATCCGGCGAGCTTCGGCGGCATCCGGGCGGCCGCGACGCGTCGTGCCCGGACGCCGGCCCAGGGCGGCGGCGAGGTCGCCTACCTGACCGCGTTCCTGAACGCGCGTACGGCCGCGATGCGCCGGGAGGCGGCCCACCGGGACACCAGCCGGGTCGACACCGCCCAGCGCGTCTTCCTGCGGGCCGGCAACCTCGACCTGAACCCGCCGCTGCGCTGGTCCGTCTACGGTGACGGGTACGCGGTCACACGCTGACCGAGAGCACGTTCCCGACCGCGGTGATCAGTTCCTGCTTGCGGAACGGCTTCTGCAGCAGGATCGTGCCCGGGGCGAGCGTGCCCTTCTCGGCGAGCACCGGGGCGGC
This genomic window from Catenuloplanes niger contains:
- a CDS encoding Lrp/AsnC ligand binding domain-containing protein, which codes for MVQAYILIQTEVGRARDVAAQISNISGVIRVDAVVGPYDVVVLTEAATVDELGKIVVSKVQLVPGITRTVTCSVVRL
- a CDS encoding pectate lyase, whose product is MTTGLIAGAAALGLGVGTVVLTQQANAATIDTGAHYVLKNRNSGKALDVRNFSKADGAVLNQWSINNGDWQQFAFLDMGGGNYRLQAKHSGKVVDVKGASKADGAQIVQSTGDRTAASQQWSVQDMGGGYVRLVNRNSSKVLAIAGGSTADGGNAVASTGDRAAAGQQWQLVKVGAATGGGAVSPNAPWPTATGTKPVSASVKVSGTLDGGMTRYYGTGALGGSGQDEGQDPIFDLADGATLKNVILGSPAADGVHCAGTCTLINVWWEDVGEDAATFRGGTNAVFTINGGGARNADDKVFQHNGGGTLTITNFQVTDFGKLYRSCGNCSTQYKRTLIVVTVTVTAPGDLLAGVNTNYGDTATFRNITIIGDKTMDICTRFTGNSTGKEPTRTGSGPDGTTCKYTTADVTFE
- a CDS encoding ABC transporter permease, whose amino-acid sequence is MRPLFVLTATEGRLFARDGMSIGFGLLFPSLLLFVLGGLMPGFREPAEDMGGIRPIDVYLPIVVAMAIGTIAISTLPAHLAGYRERGVLRRMATTPVGPAPLLGAQLIVNLIAMLISIVAAVTIGITFLGVPFPASPLQFTGIVLLATITMFSIGLLIAALSPTTKAASGIGMLVYFPMLFFAGVWTPGPIMPDYLRRIAEFTPLGAASQALSHSWAGTGVTLTALAVLTAYALLVTLLATRLFRWS
- a CDS encoding RNA polymerase sigma factor, producing MGAADLASVFDRHARELLRYCTRRVGPQLAEDVVAETFLVAYEHRGRFDPDRGELLPWLYGIATNVLRRHRRVEIRALREAARGEAAPDPEHDEAAASRVDAARDVARLSGVLARLPRRQRDVLMLFAVAELEYAEIAAALGIPLGSVQSSLHRARAKVRAALEGDAR
- a CDS encoding GNAT family N-acetyltransferase gives rise to the protein MKECEVRSVRYDEPAAQTVIRAAVAELAARYGGTGDDTPMDPAEFVPPRGDFVVAFLDGEPVGGAGWRAHGDEDAELKRMFTSATVRGRGVGRRVLAAVEESARARGRRRLILEVGDLQPEAIAMYNACGYDRIENFGFYRDEPGCLSFARVL
- a CDS encoding DUF3515 family protein, encoding MPAEKDRTTRTAALWATAVAVPAALAVGFFAVSSLPSAQPSAAPASGAPQPVSTVPVEMAAPALSEDETVACRALTSQLPVTVRSLPQRPVSAGPEQNVAYGDPAITVACGGEQPSFLATDLVYPLNKVCWHATETPDGSVWTTVDRRVPVTVTIPKNYDSPGQWTTEFSATVLSTLLSRDDIPTGCRT
- a CDS encoding ABC transporter ATP-binding protein is translated as MSLPVSVRDLRVRYGDTVALDDLSFDLAGGKIYGLLGRNGSGKTTLLSVLAAFRRASAGTVLVDGEDPFENARVTRRVCLIRDNVDAEDTDRVSAVLGLAAELRPDFDADYAARLAKQFDLPLRKRVSGLSRGGRSALGVTIGLATRAPLTIFDESYLGLDAPSRYAFYQELVADYAEHPRTIILSTHLIEEVANLFEEVLIIDRGRLLVHEETDTLRRRGATVTGPADAVDAFVAGTELAVLGDKRLGGTKATTVYGALTEGQRREAAAARLEITPVGLQDLFIHLTAAGARR
- a CDS encoding thiamine-phosphate kinase → MTEGTSVAEDGEFGLIARVTARLTAGPTCLLGPGDDAALVAAPDGRVVASTDVLVDGRHFRRDWGSGNDIGHRAAAANLADIAAMGAYPTALLVALCAPPDLDAAWAEELADGLSEEAESVGASVVGGDMSASPTLTIAVTALGDMHGLQPVVRSGARPGDILAMAGRVGFAGAGYTVLSRGFRTPKLLVDAYRRPQVPYRQGPIANRLGATSMIDISDGLLADLGHVAKASRVAIDVHRDAFDVPDQMRDAATALGADPYGWILGGGDDHALCATFPPGVALPAEWRQVGTVREGAGVTVDGTAWEGRLGWDHFKI
- a CDS encoding GntR family transcriptional regulator, whose protein sequence is MFDDRSPIYQQIADKIKDEILSGALREDEQVMSTNQYAAFYRINPATAAKGFQQLVDEGVLYKKRGIGMFVSPQARERLVGQRRERFFAEVVDAMITEARMIGIPLDEVVARIAAAEVTSGEGGR
- a CDS encoding chitosanase, with product MLLAATAFVLVGVARPGPPAPPAAPQRKVGRLDLTAPAKKEIAMKLVSSAENSSLNWRAQYGYVEDIRDGRGYTGGIVGFTSGTGDMLPVVRRYVAARPKNNRLARYLPALTRVNGTASHAGLDPGFPAAWRAAAADPAFRAAQDAERDRVYFNPAVGQAKKDGLRALGQFAYYDAMVMHGPGADPASFGGIRAAATRRARTPAQGGGEVAYLTAFLNARTAAMRREAAHRDTSRVDTAQRVFLRAGNLDLNPPLRWSVYGDGYAVTR
- a CDS encoding ABC transporter ATP-binding protein produces the protein MSVIELRNLNKRYGDTVAVRDVSLTVEQGEIFGIIGPNGAGKTTTVEMAAGLRRPDGGSVRILGLDPQRDGTELRRRLGMQLQESALPDRLRVAEAMRLYASFYPDPADWRELLDLLGLGEKQNTPFAKLSGGQKQRLSIALALVGNPKVAFLDELTTGLDPAARRETWDLIESVRNRGVTVVLVSHFMEEVDRLCDRIAIIEAGRVLAVDSPAGLIGTAAADQQRIRFVPDAPLPADFLTDAPGVTVDRSGRTVVITGGGDLLFTVVSALAVAGIRPRELRMDQATLDDAFLALTGRALNND